The following coding sequences lie in one Rutidosis leptorrhynchoides isolate AG116_Rl617_1_P2 chromosome 4, CSIRO_AGI_Rlap_v1, whole genome shotgun sequence genomic window:
- the LOC139841471 gene encoding uncharacterized protein, producing the protein MFPNAARALSHIHDCNAVHADFRSAKILLDKDLEVKVVGSVIIPCVKFTVTSDYNCYTDPVCNITKSVTHKSDVYSFGVVLIDMFCELYAKSLHMKKITAARGIHHSDLDDNIRKQMHSEAFTILSETINKCVNGEREERPDMAEIVKQLEKSLFLQWKHDKPMLQKIGLDEIKTATNNFDETYLIGSGGFGMVYKAELNLFDAKFFLGTEGKIKKETSKKPNLSYKQFVPGTEGKFKKEISEKPNIFDAKFFFGTDWKIKKEISKKPNNAYKQFFEEGNQMKIPKKYKTTAIKRILVDEKGHGRKGFFLEIEMLRRCEHPNIVSLLGYCNEQSELILVYEFVPKGSLDDFLESTKKETYLTWVQRIKLCLDIAHGLDYLHTNMTDKEIIIHRDIKSANILLGNNWEAKIADFGLSKFYSANQLRSTIVTNNIAGTEVYLDPEYSRTGHLKKQSDIYSFGVVLFEILSGTLAYEKIYIDENNKGIAAVARRHFSEGTLMEMVDPEVMEEAEQLCFGLKVGPNQKSLKSFLKIAIQCIAETQGERPTLKDIINELEIALNLQEKRMDILKFSLEEIKFGTQNFSDKNFFRKEKFGKVYRGEVPYDNERKTVVLKVSRKEHNFQRELEILAGHKHENIIDIVGYCNEKDEKIIVY; encoded by the exons ATGTTCCCAAATGCTGCCCGTGCCTTGAGTCATATTCATGATTGTAATGCTGTACATGCTGATTTCCGTAGCGCTAAAATTCTTTTAGATAAAGATTTGGAGGTTAAGGTTGTTGGTTCTGTTATAATCCCTTGCGTTAAATTTACCGTTACGTCAGACTATAACTGTTACACTGATCCAGTGTGTAACATAACCAAAAGTGTGACACATAAAAGTGATGTGTATTCTTTTGgtgttgttttgattgacatgttttGTGAGCTGTACGCAAAGTCCTTGCACATGAAGAAGATTACGGCGGCTCGCGGAATCCATCATTCAGACTTGGATGATAATATACGAAAACAAATGCACTCGGAAGCATTCACCATTTTGTCAGAAACGATTAATAAATGTGTGAACGGAGAACGCGAAGAGCGCCCAGATATGGCTGAGATTGTTAAACAACTTGAGAAAAGTTTATTTCTTCAATGGAAACATGATAAG ccaaTGTTACAGAAGATCGGACTTGATGAAATAAAGACAGCCACGAACAATTTTGACGAAACATACCTAATCGGATCAGGCGGATTCGGTATGGTATACAAAGCAGAACTCAACCTTTTTGATGCAAAATTCTTTTTGGGAACAGAAGGGAAGATTAAGAAGGAAACTTCTAAGAAACCCAACCTTTCTTATAAACAATTCGTACCGGGAACAGAAGGGAAGTTTAAGAAGGAAATTTCTGAGAAACCCAACATTTTTGATGCAAAATTCTTTTTTGGAACAGATTGGAAGATTAAGAAGGAAATTTCTAAAAAACCCAACAATGCTTATAAACAATTCTTTGAGGAGGGGAATCAAATGAAAATTCCTAAGAAATACAAGACGACAGCCATAAAACGCATCTTGGTTGATGAAAAAGGGCATGGTAGAAAAGGGTTCTTTCTAGAAATTGAAATGCTTCGTAGATGTGAGCATCCCAACATAGTATCACTTCTTGGATATTGTAATGAACAATCTGAATTGATCCTAGTTTATGAGTTTGTTCCGAAGGGTAGCCTTGATGATTTTTTGGAAAGCACAAAAAAAGAAACATATCTTACTTGGGTTCAACGGATAAAATTATGTCTTGATATTGCACATGGGCTGGATTATCTTCATACAAACATGACAGATAAAGAAATCATAATCCATCGTGATATTAAAAGTGCCAACATATTATTGGGCAACAACTGGGAGGCTAAAATTGCGGATTTTGGGCTCTCCAAATTCTACTCGGCTAATCAACTTCGGAGCACTATCGTGACAAATAATATTGCAGGCACTGAGGTGTACTTGGATCCTGAATATTCAAGGACGGGCCACTTAAAAAAACAGTCAGACATATACTCTTTCGGAGTTGTTTTATTCGAAATATTGTCTGGGACATTGGCCTATGAAAAAATCTACATTGATGAAAATAACAAGGGTATAGCAGCCGTCGCACGAAGGCACTTCTCCGAGGGAACACTAATGGAAATGGTAGATCCAGAAGTAATGGAAGAAGCTGAACAACTTTGTTTTGGTCTAAAGGTGGGGCCTAATCAAAAGTCTCTAAAATCATTTTTGAAAATCGCAATTCAATGCATAGCAGAAACTCAAGGCGAGCGGCCAACATTAAAAGACATCATTAACGAACTGGAAATTGCATTAAACCTTCAG GAAAAGCGCATGGATATCTTAAAATTTTCACTTGAGGAAATAAAATTTGGTACACAAAACTTTAGTGATAAAAATTTCTTTAGGAAAGAAAAATTTGGAAAGGTATACCGAGGAGAAGTTCCATATGACAATGAGCGTAAGACAGTTGTTTTAAAGGTCAGCAGGAAAGAACATAATTTTCAAAGAGAGCTTGAAATTCTCGCCGGACACAAACACGAGAATATCATCGACATTGTTGGTTATTGCAACGAAAAGGACGAAAAAATTATTGTTTACTAA